TGCATTCTGTATTCGACATGTGGCCGCTAATTTTGCCCTAAACTTCAAAGGCAAGGATGCACGAAGACTTTTGATAAATGCGGCTTATGCCAAGACTGAGGTTGAATTTGACTACTGGTTTTTTATTCTCCATTCCGAAGATCCTGCCATGAATGATTGGGCTAAAAGGATTGACTATGTAATGTGCATAGAAATAGTTTGGAAACTTCATCATTAGATATACAGTGTTGCCAAGCTGACATTAGATATTAACTATTTAGATTTGACAAATAGTGACATCCCTAATCTGTAGGAGATCTATCCTAAGCCTCCAATGAGCAACTCGAGGTCCTTTCTCACTCGCAGTTAGGTTGTGACTTGACCACCTGCACCCCCAAACACACGTTATCACTAAATGAAAATAACTCcaaataataaaagagaaagatagTACATAAATAGAACATCACCTCAAGGTCAAAGGCCAGCCAAAAGTATCATATCCTGCGGGCCTGAAACCAGAAAACTGTTAGAAGATCCATGACTGAAGCAGCTGTAATGGACCAGCTAACTTCACAACGTTTCTGTTTGCCACACGGCACATGCACCATTATAATTATGACAGAGCAGTTAATCCCCAACTGTACCCATTCATGTCCTCAAGCTTGGCTACGTATGGCAGCCATTGAATGTGCAGGTGAGTACCGGACTTGTCGCCAAATAGCAGAGTCTCCAAAAGCATCACGATATAGGCCCGGGCATATCTCCTAATAGTGGCATCGTCAGTGCCATCAGGAATCTCTCCGAATGTGTCCTGCATCCAACTGCATCTCATTGTAAACTTGTCGATGCAGTTCGCATAAGGCAAAAAACCCAACAACTCTTGGAACCATATCCAAACTGGGCGACCACCCTTGATGTATCGCTCAAACTCCATCAGGCATCCAGTGACGTACTGTCCAACAATCGGTAGCCCTAATTGGTACGCCACGTCCTGCAGTCTAATCGTGTACTCTCCGAATGGCATATGAAATGTGTGCGTTTCCGGATGTCATCTTTCCACGAATGCATTCACCAACGGCTCATCCAACTTAAATCAAGTTTCGTTCAGCCTCGTAAGATGGTATAAATCGGCCATCTACAAGTACGAAACGATCCTCTCATCCAGGTACATACCTTACTATCATCTCATGCTACCGATACATTGGTGGGGCTACATAAACAACATAACAAATTGTCTCTTACGACCACATCAAAAcatatctattctattatataaaaatcggatttctgcacttaatgATGGAGCTGACGTGGCATGTTTCTGAGAGTGTTTCccaatttatttcttttaactcattaaatacaagTTATTACGATAAACTaactatatcaactaattaatttgattagatatttaaatatcatataatttattataatttatatcaatttgattTGGTAATATTTCttaattcatttattttaattttctgttagtattttttaatttgattcttttaatttattaaaccaaatttattgtgtgtactaattaattaatttgattaatttattagtcattaaataataaatttatgaataaaatagacaattgagatattttcaactaataattaaatcaaattaaatcaaataatatatattaagctaaatttaaatcatgtgaattaaagactaaatatgttaaaaaagtaatttataataataatgtgatttacatattaatttttttgagtaaATTCATTTCAAAATGTAGAAATTAGACTCAATTATGCTAAAATTTTAAAGGTAATATAGAATTTGACAATAAATTTAACACTCATTaaggaaataaatttatttatggcTATTtcctaattataaataataacaagacttatgaaaaaatattaatgtcaTCATTCTTATTAATTAAATCATAATATTAGGTAAATAATAGTTTCATGACCCGACAAAAGAAAGGAGAGTTTGGCTGAAAATTTGAGACTGTCAAACTTAAAAAGCCCGCCTATCCCGCATCGCCTAATCCATGAGCTTTGGCAGGCTTCGGTGGGACGGTGCAGGTTTTTCCACTGGGCCAAGCTTTTATTTTGTCATGAccatttttttacaaatttctaCGATGTTATTAATCTataagaggatgaagatgataATTGAAGATGTTCTAAGTTATATTTTAGATTATGtttttatgtttgattgattataaacttgaagatgtttaattatatattttggacaATATTTGCTTTGCTTTGCTTTGgacaatattaattttattattttatttcaaaaaatttggtttataattatatttattacatatttataattataattttttatttttttagaaattataaatttattgaaattagtgtgaaattatatatatattgtttaatatttaatgatttATAGAAAAAAGAGGGTCCGTCAACCCGCCAGCCTACCATTAGGCAGGGCGGGGGAGAAATTTAAGATCACCTTACTAGGCGGGGCGGGGCAGGCTACCCCACCAGATCGCGAGTTTTTGGCGAGACAGGGCGGGTTTTCCTGTTTGCCAACCCTAATGGGGACACAGACATAAGTACCCGCCCCATggaataaaattattaatttatgctaatttatatatacataaattcaTTTCTTGAATTTAGTAACCCTAATTTCTGCCTCCAATTagaattcttcctttttctttcagaCTCATTCTCAGCCTCGATCCCCTCTCTCTAACTCACTTTCTCTGCCTCTCAAGTCCGTCACTACGTAGCTCAGTATCATCCCAAAAAATTATGATATTATGTTGGAAtatgtttttatgttttctccttttgaaatgttatttttcataacaaatatattataaattgtgttgaattatattgaactgattattttataattattatattatgtctatttgtgttaattttttCCAAAAGTTTACCGAGAAGATCTGCAATCCCTAAAGGGTAATTAAACAAGAACTTGCAATGACAGAGAAGGAATAGtggcattttttttaaataggagTGAGAGATGGGAAGGGGActtctcactctcctttgagtACTCATTACCATATCTAACTAGCAATAGAGATCTAATCTGAGTCGATTTAAGAGGGAACGCGTGGACTTCATCTGCATTGGGCCTTTAAGATAATGAACCTAAACCGGATTTGGGACCTAACAATGGATTTTAGTGGATTTTTCTTGCATTGAGGTTTTACTAGGCTCAAATATATCTTGGATTAATATTTTGAGTCATTATTAAAGCAAATActatactatttaatattataatactTAGTATATGTAAAAGTTGAATATATTTACAAgacatttttttaattcaaattaaaaaaattaattatctcttttttagttttaaatattttttttaatgtaacaaaaaagtaaaaataacaataataactcacataattaaaatagataattttaatatatacatgaCACTATATATATCAATGATTATTATAtacgatatataattttttttctgtaatgactatttatataatttattgaacattttttatcttaatatttaataaattaacatacaaaatattatttaacataCGAAATAAGTAACTTAAGTCATTATCTAGGACAATAAATATAATAGGgcaaatatttatttatttatttattagtagtGAAAAATATGTAAATAGTATAAActgatatttttttagtataaaagcaataataaaaattattaattaagttaattacctaattaaaaattatgaaaaattgtttaaataataataacaaataagatcattatttttacatattaCAAAGTTgatgaaaaattttttggataataaatcaatcctcaatAGATTATACATTAATTCTGtcaaaaaaaaactaatacattagatattattatttacgtactaatataatatatattatcgattattaagtttataattaattgttaatccaatttttggtaattaaaatttaaatgattgaaattattaaatgctaaatattttacatttaatcaattttatttattgaaatttaaaaaatgagtcattaatcaattctaaatttaaatttaaatttgagtaagaaaataaaaaatattttaaattttatctcactaaccagaattaatttcaaaacaagaaattattttgcacatcatatatatatatattacggGATAGTATGgtcatttgttattttttaatagtaaatattgtcaaataaaatagtgtaagaaattagaataaaatgtatttataaatttaggaaatattaatttattttttaatagaataaattatatattgaataacaAAAGTTATTATTGGTTTCTTTTCATAGTAGTTAATACTCAATGATAATGTTTCGATACACCATGTTATCAAGAAATATTAATCAATCTAATAATTTTTGTAACGATATAAgtttatgaatttaaaaatttaaaaattatttcataaaatgtGAAATTTTAACAAGTTACAATGTTGATCATACTATTTTGACTTTAAGAATAAATACGATACCAACAAATAAAATTGTCCTAAGTAAATTTCAACAAAGACAAAAGTCCATAAGTATtgctattaataaaaaattaatctattttaaagataaatacAATTTTTCTCTACGGATTTTCTAACTCGACAAGTCGATGATTAATCAACCACATATTGATGCTCTATTTATTAAGGGTGAGATTCGAACTCCAAATACTTATTTAAACagacaaataaaataaccattcgatcaatttaaattgattaaaataaatattaattatttttaatatttttaaattataaaatatttctaataataataattaatatatatattttttatttaatttttaataaatttttttatataattttatgttttatccCGTACAGAGTACGGGAACATATACTAGTTTACATAACAATATCAGCTAATGCATATTTTAATCTAAATAATGCCATAAATACAACCAAATAATGTTACGAGtacaaacacaaaataaatttatatattcatCAAACTGGCCGAATAAAAATAAGtttaatactaataaaatatttttactaacAACCCAAATCACAACATCAAGTCCATTGACTAGTCTTATTCTAACTAAGTTTCACTACACATTATCTTCACTACTCATATTCTTCTACTTATTTGTAACTACTATCCAAATTAGAACTTGCTCGGTCAAACCTCTAGAGATTATCAAGCGACTAATCTAACCACtctatttaatttaataattgtaatGATGACCAACATTAAAAGAGACAAAAAAGCATTAACGTAAAACATTTAatactatttttgaaaaaaaattgtatacaCCAACCTTTTTATTGATGATATATTTACCAGTAATATAGGTAACTCTGTCCAAACGATAAAGACGATCTGAGTTATCTTCCATCACGTTATTTATCAAATGTTGGAGTGTTTGGGCTAAGGCTTCTCTGAGCGTTTTGGATTCGTGGTTCGAATGAGTCCAATTCGAACTCTATTTATAAAGATCCTCCTAGTAAATCTAATTAGATTCATTCAAATTATCATGGACACGAAACCGTGGGTAATTCGAAACAGCCATAACCGAATTACTATAGGCTTTCCAATGCTCATAAATtgaaggtttgttttgaatTACTATGGGCAAATGTCCAAAGCTAAATCAAAACAGTGTGCTTAGATTTACTAGGATAGCATACATGCCTGTATAAATCGAAACATGGTGATTAGATTTACTAGAACAGCATGCAAATATGTGTAAATCGAACGAGActgttttgatttatatagaAAGTTAAATCTAGTCTGGACTTCTGGTTAATTCGATTTGTATAGAGATATGATTGGGGTGATTCACGTTACGTTTTTTATTTTGAGTGATTCACATCAAATTGAACGAATGTTGATTTATTAATGTGAATTACCTTAAATTTTATATCgcttaaaaatatcatttttaaagtgcttataaataaaaatttcatccacttattttttaaattaatttttaaaattgaattaaatctACTTAATTATTAATCTGGAACTAAAGTTTATACAATTTAATATTGTTGGAccagagtatatatatataatctaacggtaatactaaaaaaaattatttaatttaatatttataattatatatataacatctatattgatgtatttgttatatttaaaattaactaattattccAACCCTTAAATTTGAGCTATTTGGTCAATTGCTGAATCATCTAAACTACTTGAGTTTTTGTTAGTGTTCATGCACCCTTACTAAGTTGTTGTTTTCGTAAATGACAACTTATAATCAATTATTGAGCAACATAtaatagttattaatttattaattgatagattttgttaaataaataataatttttgtgaataatataaacaattgactctaaaattaatttaataaaataaaaatatactacatCCTCAAATTATCtacctaaatcttaatattaagaTAATCATTTACAcacttaataaattaaatatccgatatatttattattcacattatttactatttttattgtctacctatatactttttttttaatttattatataatggTACGCAAATACAACCTTCTACCATGCATATCATCATGGATCTTCAAAACCTTATCTCTATCTTCACCACCTTCCTCTTTCTCTTTATGCTATTGAAAATAGCCATTAAGAAATTTAGTTCTTCGAAGGATATTACCAATTTACCCCCAGGGCCAAGAAAACTACCCATCATAGGAAACATGCACAACCTTGTAGGATCAATGCCCCATGAATGCCTAAGAAACTTAGCATCCAAATATGGACCCTTAATGCACCTTAAACTTGGAGAAGTGTCCCACATAATAGTTACATCACCTGAAATGGCACAAGAGATTATGAAGACTCAAGATCTCAACTTTTGTGATAGGCCAAACGTTCTCTTTGCAAGAGTCTTGAATTACAATGGAACAGACATTGCTTTTGCCCCCTATGGAGAGTATTGGAGGCATGTACGAAAGATATGCACCATGGAGTTATTAACAGTAAAGCGTGTTCAATCTTTTAGGCACATAAGAGAAGCAGAGGTTTTAGAGTTGGTCAAAGCAATATCTCAAAGTCAAGGCTCCATTTTCAATCTCTCTCACAAGATTTTATCAATGACCTATGGAATCTCGGCTAGAATAGCATTTGGTAAAAAGAAATTTATTCACAGCGCAAATActtttttttacatttattattattattattattattattattattattattattattattattattattattattatattgtcAAGAATATCATGGTAAAAAAATCCTAGGGAAGCcactatatattaaaaataaatttataatagttaatttttgtggtgataattttttaatatttttttaatatttactcttaaaaatatactataataCATGTTAGGAGTCTCATAAGaggaatattaaaaaaaagtcttatattaaaaattaggataaaatatattttttatttctaaaatttgacacattttaaaaatatttctaaattttattttggtttaattttgttcaaaaaatttttaatttgtatcaaatatatcataaacggctaaatttttaaaaaatttaagactaatCTAATAATAATGCATCAAAATGATGCTTGATTTGTTTATGTTGAGTgttgttcttatgaaattattgttgaattgatcttaaatttttgtaaaattaaccatcaaaaatatatttaatgcaaataacaaatttttaagacaaaataaaaaaaaaagataaaatttaagaatatttttaaaatttttatcaaattttaaagacaaaaaatatacatttGTGTATTGATAAGACCATTTTGACCTAACCTGCGGATCTTTTTTTCAGTCATTAATTGAATGATAAATCACGACAAGTGATGGAGATACGCAATTTAAATAACGGAAAATTcaatattttataatagtatCTAAAATGACTGGACGTCTAAGTTAAATTTGGAGATGGAAGTTTTCTTTCGTTTCTCGGAGATGAAGTAAAACTAAGCTCATGAGCTTATTATCCTAGGTCGGAACAAGTTGATAGAagctctttcttttttttcgccccatatactttactctaaaaattaacaaataaataatgTTGTAAGATTTTAGActcttttaatataataattaatttttactatGATAATTCTATCAGGATTTTACATCTCATTACATATAACTTTAACATATTTGTTATTtaataattgtatttttttatttgacaatATAGGTAAAAAATATAGTTACTTGCAGGAAGTTTTTATATCATCTTTTGAAAAAGCATTGCAAATAGCAGGAGAAAATTATATTGCTGATCTGTATCCTTCAATTAGAGTACTGCTTGAACTGATGAGTAGATACAAGACTAAACTTAAAGAACTGCACAAAAAATCTGATAAAGTATTGCAAGACATCATAGATGATCATAGAAATCGAAAAAGTGGCAAAtgtaaagaagaagaaggcagTGAAGATTTAGTTGATGTTCTTCTCAAGTTTCAACAAAAAGATTCTGAATATCCTTTAACTGATGATGACATTAAAGCAGTCATTCAGGTTAGTCTAATTAAgacaattattattaatttattaattattttttgtgaaCCTAAACAAGCCACGTGTTCAGAAAATTTTGCCggtatttattttcttaaatttttataatataagaGTGATCATAAAACTTTAGACTTAATTGTGAAAAAATTGTGGTTAAGGTGGATATAATAATattgttgaaatttttttgtagCTTCGTTGACGAGATCCATGAGAAATATCAAAGagttgattttttaataaaaattaattattaaatatttatgttttttttcaacattacatatatacaaaataataagaatacacaaaaataaattaaacaatacaaTAATAATTGTGATAACCTATTTTTAATATGtacatataataattttatattttttttatttttttaaaagacttGTCATAAtaatttgcatatatatatatatatatatatataggatttggatcctctaaagtttaaattttactttagaaAGTAAAGTGTGATCCCTCACAATTGATTTCATAAGTGGGactaataataaatatgaaagagaaactattcaaggatagaagatcacactttaatctctaatatatatagagagagaagtGGTCTCAGTccctaaaattataaaaaattatacttacATATGAGATgtgtatttaaaaaataaaaatattatgtaattttattattttatatgtattattttttattatgtaacGAATTTATGtcttaattatttaattcattaatattttttatttaattattttaatattatactttcaagtttttgtactttttaaattagtttttatataataatttttatatttatttaaaaaaaatttatttttttatattaatatatttaacatttatattattatattaataatgacTTACGTAGTTATATTTTAGTAATCACATTATGTATTTTAGatattcttttttataaaaaatattcatttttttctaaatttacattgttaaaagaaaaaattgtatACTGATATCTTATATCTTGTATTCTATAAAAGTACTGTGTCTTTCaaacaattaataatttataattaattttcaaattttttagaatttttgaaagaattaatttgaattaataaGATATATGATCATTTTTAACTAAACACACTATAACTTATTggtattttataattttataataatattaaaaataaaattataaaaaaatttataattatatatatatattaataaatcttttaaaaaattaactctgataattttatgttaattatttttatagaataaaaaaaattatctaaaatccAGTCCCTTCATATTAAAATTTCTGAATTCCTTATTACAAATacaatttacaaaactcaatTTCATTGATTTAACAATTTCAGTACAATCCGTTTCTtaatagtaaatttttttattttattttattagataaattagttcttatatcaaattttttatgaaaaattaacagaAATTACTAACATATCATTTATTTGGGATTAGTGACCTCTTTTCTGATAAAactatataatatttatataaaactttatatatatatatatatatatatatattacaaaatgCATCAAAAGTTTTGacaacttaattttttataatttttttttatactaataaaattattaattccTTAACATGTTTGTTagcaaaatttttattataattaatttatttgtaggACATATTTACTGGTGGTGGAGAAACATCCTCAGCAGTTGTGGAATGGGCAATGGCTGAAATGATAAAGAAACCAAAAGTGATGGAAGCTGCACAAGCTGAAGTTAGAAGAGTTTATGGTAGCAAAGGGTATGTGGATGAATCAGAATTGTACCAGTTGACATACCTTAAGTCTATCATCAAAGAAACCTTAAGGTTACATCCATCTGTGCCATTATTAGTTCCAAGAGAGAACAAAGTACCATGCCAAATCAATGGGTACCAAATTCCAGCCAATTCTAGAATTGTTATCAATGCTTGGGCCATTGGAAGAGATCCAAGGTATTGGGTTGATGCCATGGAATTTAAGCCTGAGAGGTTTGTTGATAATTATTCAATTGATAATAGAGGCACAAACTTTGAGTATATTCCATTTGGTGGTGGAAGAAGAATGTGTCCCGGAATTGCATTTGCTACACCAAACATGGAGTTACCACTTGCTCAACTTCTTTACCATTTTGATTGGAAGCTTCCCAATGGAATCAAGAATGAGGAACTTGATATGACCGAGTTGTTTAAGATCActataagaagaaaaaatgatCTCTGCTTAATTCCTATTATTGTCAAGGATATGCATAAAGATAACAATGTAATCAGCAGTTAGAATTATTAGTTACATGTAGTTAGCCATGGTGGTCTGGTTAGGTAATTCTGTTTGGTTCTGTTTTCATTCTAAGATTGTGAGTAACCTATGTAAGCTCTTTATAAGGCTAAACTTTCCTATGGTCAATAACACAATTTCCATTTCCTTCTTTACTAATATATGATCAAATAGTTCTTTCTCTTATTTCTTACACACACTTCATATTCTTCAAAATCACCTTATGATATCAAAAGCATAAGTTCAGATTCGAACAGCACTTGACAGAAACAGGGCTTAATTGTATAGAAATATATCTTTAAGATTAAATAAATTgcaaatatttttactttttttggTATCTCTACCACCTCTGAAGAAGACATCGATGCAATTCTTGAGAGATTGAATATGGATTAACAGATGCTTATCACTACAATCATGTATGATCAAACAAATCT
The Arachis stenosperma cultivar V10309 chromosome 7, arast.V10309.gnm1.PFL2, whole genome shotgun sequence genome window above contains:
- the LOC130940520 gene encoding cytochrome P450 71D10-like isoform X2, with the translated sequence MLLKIAIKKFSSSKDITNLPPGPRKLPIIGNMHNLVGSMPHECLRNLASKYGPLMHLKLGEVSHIIVTSPEMAQEIMKTQDLNFCDRPNVLFARVLNYNGTDIAFAPYGEYWRHVRKICTMELLTVKRVQSFRHIREAEVLELVKAISQSQGSIFNLSHKILSMTYGISARIAFGENYIADLYPSIRVLLELMSRYKTKLKELHKKSDKVLQDIIDDHRNRKSGKCKEEEGSEDLVDVLLKFQQKDSEYPLTDDDIKAVIQDIFTGGGETSSAVVEWAMAEMIKKPKVMEAAQAEVRRVYGSKGYVDESELYQLTYLKSIIKETLRLHPSVPLLVPRENKVPCQINGYQIPANSRIVINAWAIGRDPRYWVDAMEFKPERFVDNYSIDNRGTNFEYIPFGGGRRMCPGIAFATPNMELPLAQLLYHFDWKLPNGIKNEELDMTELFKITIRRKNDLCLIPIIVKDMHKDNNVISS
- the LOC130940520 gene encoding cytochrome P450 71D10-like isoform X1, which codes for MDLQNLISIFTTFLFLFMLLKIAIKKFSSSKDITNLPPGPRKLPIIGNMHNLVGSMPHECLRNLASKYGPLMHLKLGEVSHIIVTSPEMAQEIMKTQDLNFCDRPNVLFARVLNYNGTDIAFAPYGEYWRHVRKICTMELLTVKRVQSFRHIREAEVLELVKAISQSQGSIFNLSHKILSMTYGISARIAFGKKYSYLQEVFISSFEKALQIAGENYIADLYPSIRVLLELMSRYKTKLKELHKKSDKVLQDIIDDHRNRKSGKCKEEEGSEDLVDVLLKFQQKDSEYPLTDDDIKAVIQDIFTGGGETSSAVVEWAMAEMIKKPKVMEAAQAEVRRVYGSKGYVDESELYQLTYLKSIIKETLRLHPSVPLLVPRENKVPCQINGYQIPANSRIVINAWAIGRDPRYWVDAMEFKPERFVDNYSIDNRGTNFEYIPFGGGRRMCPGIAFATPNMELPLAQLLYHFDWKLPNGIKNEELDMTELFKITIRRKNDLCLIPIIVKDMHKDNNVISS